The following is a genomic window from Rhododendron vialii isolate Sample 1 chromosome 9a, ASM3025357v1.
ATGGCACCATGATGTGGTAAATAACAGATGGTTATCTTTTGCCTTTGGTTTgatgtgtttgttttgtttttttgaacggGGACGTGTTTGTTTTGTTATGATTTTTCCTCTGGCATATTTTTCCCTCAAccatttttaccttttttgcTCTGGCATCTTTTATACAAATCTCTTTTTTATTATGCTATCACTGTGATGTTTTTTTCTCTGGCATTTTTTGTAGAGTATCTTCGTTCTTTAGTGTTTCGTTCACAGGATGAATACCTGTGAACCATGAATTTCATTCTCGCTAACAGCCGTGATTTTTTCCTGCAGGAaagatcagaaaaaaaaaaaaaaaaaactttgcattggctttTACATTTGTTGTTTATTTTGCTACAGGAaagatcagaaaaaaaaattttaaagaatTCTTGCGTTGAGCTTAAATTCGAGGTACTACTATTAACAGAATGGATTGGAgggtttgcttctttttttttttgataagcaacaaatttttattagaaCTTGACAAAGAGTACATCGAGATAACCAAATTCGATATACACCATAAGAGGGAACCTTGAATcctagaaaaggaaaagaagaaaaaacgtGGTGATAACAAGGGATTGAAATAAGACAAAGAGGATCAGCACTGCCTCTACCAAAATCATCTTACACCGGACTTCATCAAAATCATCTATGAAAATTATGACCCCTATTTTTTTCCCGGCCGAATCCCATGATTTATAAGGTCATTTATCTTTTCAAAGTATGATTCTCCTTCCCAGTACCTCTTTCATACCACTGTACAAGAACCCATATATTTTTCCACGATGGATTAATGATTTTGTTCAGATTTTTCTTATTGGCAAGTAAGTCCATAATTTGTGCAATTACTTCTAATTTTAAAGAGTGTAAATTAGTCGATATTGTATCAACTGCCAGCAGTGAACCCGTGCTACGCACGAGTAAGCGAATTTGTTCAATAAAATGTATAACCGATTGCCTGTTTAGAAACACATGCAAATATTCACTAGGTGCAAATAATTTATACTTTAAATTATTTGTCCCATACAATGCACGGGTTTCAAAGTCCAAAATAAAGTTACggtgaattttcttttggtcgcattttctctctctatctcctcttTTGTTTAATCTGTTTTTTTACAATTGAGTTAAAAGGATTTGATATTTCGGGTTCTCCTTCTATGTTACCCATTTTATGTTTAAAAATACATGCAAATATTCGCTATGTGCAAATAATTTATACTTTAAATTATTTGTCCCATACAATGCACAGGTTCCCAAGCCCGAATTAAAGTTACGGTAAATTTTCTTTCGGTTGCACTATGGTTCTCTCTATCTCCTCTTTTGtttaatatgttttttttacaattgagtaaaaaaaattgatatttcgGGTCCTTCTATGTttactcattttctttttggtacaattttttctccattaatTGTGTTCACTgtctacccttttttttttttgttattaagcAATCTCAACCTTTTTTCTATTAAGCACATCAACAGTGGACTTTCaggctagaaaaaaaaaatgtaataccCGACGTGCGGGTAAGTCTTTACCAAGGGGTGGTGGGACTTTGTGTGCACTGTCAAGTTTTTTTATTGGTTGCCCCTAccgtatttttaaaaaaaaaaacttaagtcTTTACCAAATGATTTCTTTGAAAATCTGGAGATATGTTCTgttacaaaattttatttgataggcTTTctacattagttttttttttactagtcTTTGAAAATAAGATAGGCTTCCTAGGGACAAGGGATAGCAGCAGATAAAAAGTTTTCTACCATCTTTTCTTTAGCCAAGGTTTTCCATTTCAGACAATTGGTTTACGTTAATGGCATATTAtaattttggaagaattttgaTTAGGTTATCATAATCAGTTAAATATTCTGGCCTGATGATAGGGTTAGCATGGATCATGTCTCTAAGTTTTTGGTTGATGGTGCTTGGTGTAAGCATTCCTAGAAAGGGATaaaactgaataattttttgattatcGATTCGgagtgccttcaggcacgggaaTGCGCTAGTATTTAGATATAATGAAACATCCCGATTATATGTACACCAATATGTGTACTAAAAGTGTATATTGGACTGTTTGGAACCCACCTCAGGATTCCGCACAAATTATTCAACCTATTCAATTTGTTTTAAATATTTGTTACTGGTCCCTTCAAAAATCTACTCAATTGAATATCAGTAACAACTTAatcaaattattcatttttttgtccttgAGAATTAAGGGACAAATTATTATTAGATGAATAAATGAAGCCCTTATCGATATTCAGTTAAAcgattttttttccagatttaAACgtcttggattatttgtgtgggatggCTTCTACGTGTGTTTGCTAAAGCTCTATTTGACACTCAATTGATTTTCTGAAGGGTCATTTAGACCAtgttggttttgaaatttgggattttgggtaaggagtagagagagagttaaagaaatgagagtaataattgtgaaaaaatttattgtagACCGTGCGTTGGGAGCGAatcccaaatccaaaatttcaaaacgaacAGGGTCtgagtcccacaaaaataattcaaatcacTCATTATTCTTAAACTACTACCTCCATCataatttaattgttctttttaaaagttcgtattatttttcaattgattatattttgtaatttataatattttatgtgattttaaaaatattgtattatagaacaaatcgagatctatcaaataaaattcatattagatataaaatttattaccaatttaaaaatacaactaatttttttatccagttagaatagaactgggtTAACTGGGCATGTGTGGATAGCGCGTAACAATTGGGCTTTCAAGCAGAACTGGAAATCGgaaacaaaaattattcaagATGCATtggtggaatttgattattttttgcaGGCCACTAAGAAAGATCAAGCTTCTACTTGTGCCGAGAATTGTGGTAATGCTAAGCTATGGAGACCACCAGTTCATGGAAGGATTAAGATAAATGTTGATGGTGCTTTTGATCCGAGTTCTCGTAACGGTGGAGTGGGAGTGGTTTTGAGGAATGTTTCTGGAGATATTTTGAGTGCTATGGCTGTTCCTATTCTAGGAAGAGCATCAGCCGAAATGGTGGAAGCAGAAGGATTTCGCATTGCACTGGCCAGTCCCATTTGTTCATTTGGATGCTCATACTCTGTTGAAGGGGATGCGCAAAATGTGATCAACATGTTACAGGGGAAGAGACAGATTACAGCAAGCCTGGAAGTCATAATTAGCGATACTTTATCTTTTGGTAGTCGTTTTAATTCTTGCTCCTTTATGTTTGTCCCTCGTAATTGTAATAGGGTGGCTAATGCTTTAGCCAAATATGCCCTATCTCAGGAGACCCCTATCACTTGGCTTTGGGATTTTCCAAGCTGGGTTAATAGGGAAGCCTCCCTCGATGTTTCTTTGATGCAGTAATAAGAATAATCACCTATTActgattgggaaaaaaaaaattaggacgAAGAGAGTATATTGTAATGAATTCCtacaaaaaattagttcaatccaaTATTGTAAAGGCTTTTGAAGAATTAATCAATAGTTTTTCAACACCAGAAAAAAGGTTTTGAAGAATTCTCAGTACAAcggtgaaaagaaaataaactgcGAAGGTGTTCAATGGTAATTTTGTTATTACTAAGAAAACTAAGGacatatttgtaaaatatcaTTTTATGCCTTGTTTGATGTGATCGGACGGGACTTTGCATTGGGAAGACACTAATTCTGTATTTGAATgagtttttgactttttttttatgagaataatAGGGGTACTAAGTGGAACGAAAATGCTACTTACACAATATATAGAACACAACCAGGAACACAACGTGCTGATGCCGTCATGACATCAGCGTGAAAACGTCATCGTTTTGccaagaagaagagaaaaaaatgaaaagaacagCGCGAGAAACATGTCGTCTCCACTTTCACGATTAAAATACtgagaagagatagagagagaggggggcctcCCACCCGCCCCCACCGGCGAATCACAGAGAACTCTAAAGAGTTCTGGTAGCAAATTCAACTCTGACGGTGGATATGGACTCCAAGCAGAACTTATTATGGGTAAACCTCAGAGAGAATGTTGGATTTCCCAACCCCCTGTCCCTGATCAGCACGATCTTGAACAAATAGTCGTAGTCGTGATCTACCTTATGCGCCATCGTTttaactccctctctctctctactccttCGTCCCTGCCATAAAACCCACAAATTCAGATCCAAACCACACAGATGTTacccaaataaaaacaaaacccacaaaaatcaCACACCTTTAGTACAGAGGAGGAACCCAAAAGGGTTATGAGAGgtgctattcacacagacaAAAGGgcacagatcgtgcacagatCTCGATGTGGAGCCTACTAAGGGTCCTATACAaattatccgagccgttcattaaatttgaaacattttttcaagggctctcacaaaaaatcaactcaatccgatacctagaACTActcgatttaatcatctaacttttttttcaactttgaacctgaatgaaaacttatatgattagatcgagtacttataggtattggatcGAATTGATATTTCACgggagcctttgaaaaaatattttaaatctaatgaacggttcagattttttGCGTGGGACCCGTAGTAAGCCCCACATtgggatctgtgcacaatctgtgcacgctttgtctgtgtcaacagacttagGCTCGATTcgagaaactttcttaaaaaataagcagcttattttacatattcaaactcaaaaataatgtaaataaaaaataaattttcaatttttttttcatcatattaaaaatctttcaaataagatccatttTATATATTTCTAAAATTCAATAAgctcatattttttaaacttaaaatcattttcttaaaaaataaagacttttttCAATTCTGGAACGGGCACTTACACAAGGCACGCAAGGGATATTGGGATTGCGGTAAATCTTGAGATGAATCGGTGGGAAATGGAGGAAAAGGTGGGACCTGGGTGATTTTCGTCTTGACCTGACAGATGGGAAAGAgaaaaattggaggaaaaaaggaaaaaggttgGGTCTTTTTTTCTGAAACGGCTAGTGCTGGATTTCTCAGCGAAATGACGTCGTTTCCATTGACGGCGTGATGACATCAACACGTTGTGTTTCTGATAGTGATCCGTACGTTGTGTGAGTAATATTTTCGTaagtaaaaagagaaaaaaaaatgattacaaataaaaaaaaattttcaaaaaaaacttttcaaaaaataaaacaaacaacgCACAAAACTGCCTAGAGGGGCCCGCATAACAAGTGCCAATGTGCCATGAGGCACCCTTAGCCTTTTATCATCCGCTATGTACTGTATTAAAGTAAGAGAGAGGATGAAAAGAGAGGACAGAGAGAGACTACTCAACGAAAGTAAAGGAACAGAGAGGggggaaaagaggagagaggggagaCCTGTCACAATCACAAGCATTTTGCTGCCCTTCTGAGAAAGGGGAAGGACGGATCGTGCGTGCCCATTACTGCACGTGAGAGAGGCGCACTCCATGAACAGGACTCCATGAGTTATGCGATTTTTCTGAAATTAGAGGGTAGGATCAAATGGAACATTGTCCACCCAATTGGAACCGGCCCGGAAAGAGTCCTAGTTTTTCACAGGAAAAAAGAGAGcccaattttgttttggaaattgattttaccacttcaaaaattgataaaaggtcttcaaaacgacgttgttttgtATATTAATACAGTTTAATTTTGAAacctctccatcaatttttggaatgccaAAATGGCGAACCTTTTGTTTTCTGCAATTGTGAAGACGGCTGACAAATGTGTGCAGAGCTTTGGCTAGATTTGTACTCCTACCTGCATGCATGCGTATCACTGTTACAATTACTTTTGCTGTTGGGTTTGGAGTGTCGTGAATTTGATTACACAATGTTATTTTCTACGATCgctccaaaaataaatttgcggGTGTGATGTCcaatgtcataaaagacttaattgaagccttCGCTAATACCAATTCATTTTAGGAGAGATGATAAAAAAACGGTCCGACATTTACTAATCTTCAACCATCTCACGTACgtaccacacacaaaaaaaaaaacaccgtgTTCTTCATATTTTCCcctttagtttagttttaaacGTTTGTTTATTAAgcaatcaaattaaaaaatgaaaaacgttTGTTTATTATACCACGTTCAGTAGCCTTTTTCGCACTTTAGTCAcactttatttggtttgaattttgaggaaagggcaaaattattaagaaccatgctaaaaaaaaaagtattgagtCTAgacccaaaccaaacacagtcaATTTTGGAAAATTGGCCTTTTCCtagggttttgaaaaaaaaaatgaagattgtCCAGTGaggattttttggaaaaaaaattgaagactgtacagttttgaaaaataattgaaattaaGTATACTGTAGATTTTTTATGCAAAGTTAGctaataaaaagaataaaaatatgcGAAGGTCTCATAACTTTGGAACATCTCTTTGGTGTAAGCTATATGGTCCATGTCCTTAACGCCTAAGGAAATGCACATTCCAAGTTACGGGCGTCGACAACCGCGTTAGCAAGGTATCGTATGATTCGATTACGTGCAATCTATCAATTGTTATTATAGCATGTACAATGCTTATTTAATTGTTTATCTCCCATAAAAGATTAATATTACTATAGGCTGGGCACACCCGATACCAATGCGTGTGCAACTCGAATTTTGACCTACATATGCCCAATAGCCTCCCAATTATTGTTTAgtcaaattttgtcaaaatttaggttgcacacgcatcgcgtgtgctcCCGGCCTCTAGTAGATTTCTACACAAATTGCCTTCCTTGCAACCTTGAATTGTGCACAAAGATTTCAGCACGAGAGCAGCGTCGTGAAACAGAGACTTTGATATGCCAAATTTCAACCAAAGGAGGCATGATGCTCTTCATTGCTGGAATAGGTTCAATCATGCTtatcaacccaaaaaaaaaaagaaaaagctagATTGTTTTATTCTTACTCAAGTTGTAAAGATAATCTAGACATAACGTGAATACTAGTAACCGGAACTTTGTTATCATCATCTAGGTATTCTACCTCATAAAGATGATATATCTCTGAATAAAAGCGATTTTTAGATGGAGGAGGAGTTAACAAAAGAGACTTAAATAAGAGAAGTGGAATAAAAGGAACTAGCCATGTCTTATAATAGTTGATTTTTCCCGAGTCTTCTTCGTAGAACATCATGAAATATGAATGCTCAAGTTATGTGTTCTAACATAGCTCTGTTTAGCCAAGCTCAAAACCGAGACAACAATCTCAAAGTCTCAAGGTACCCGCTTAGCATGGACAGGTATTTGCTAGAACACATAGGTATTCCATTATCTAACTTTTAGAGTTCCGATGTGGAGGATCCACCAAAAGTGGCAATCACAGAGCATACTTTCTAAAAGAAAGTTATATGGAGAAGATGTTAATGTATTCTAAGTTAGAACGGAAAATTCCCTCTCTGTCTGTGCCTTTGAGTAGCTATTAGCTGTCTTCTTGCCGAGTCTCCCAAGAGTAAATCGGGGGAAAATGGTGTTTAAATGctagggctctgataccaataaGACAACCATGCAAGAAGGAGGAAACATGATTAAGATACTGGACACAAGCTATTAGAGATATAAAATAGAATGAAGGAGGAAACATGATTACGATACTAGAGCAAATGATTACAATGGGGAGGGGAGAGATGTGTAGAGCTCTTGCCCAAAAGTCCCTTATTTATGAGTTCACATGACCTTTACTGCAACATTTACTACTCCATACTATTTATTGAGGTCGGAACGTTCACACAGAGCTTTTTGGCTCTCCGTACGTATGAGCATCCATGTAGTATGGAGTGAGACCTTCCATTAATATAAGGCATTCCAAAAACAATGGAATGATAAcaaacaaataataacaataataataaccaCACTCAGGGGCACAAACTATGGAGCACCACAGTCTCAACAGTGAGCCCAGGTCCAAACCCAAAGAGCACGCCCCACTCGAGCCCCTCGCCGGTGGTCTTGAGCCCTTCTTCCGCTGACTTCTTCCTTATCTCATCCAAGACGAACAACACACATGCGCTTGCCATATTACCGTATTCGCTCAGCACATGCCTCGAGGCCCGTAGCTTCTCCGGCTTAAGGCCCAGCTTCGACTCCAGTTGGTCTAGAATACCACGCCCGCCAGGGTGCGGAGCCCAGAAGATGGAGTTCCAATCTGAGATTCCCAAGGGTTGAAACACGTCTGTTAGGGCCTTCTCTATGTTCTTGGAGATGAGCCCTGGAACCTCCTTGACAAAGTGGACAGTACTGCCCGCTTCGAGAATCTTTCCACCCATGGCCCCTTCGCTATCGGGCAGAATGGTTTGGGTTGCGGAGACCAACTCGAACAATGACTTTTCAACTCCGGGTATCGGGTCTGCGCCTACGATAATAGCAGCTGTGCCATCTCCAAACATTGCCTGGCCAACTAGAGCGTCAAGATGGGTGTCGCTAGGCCCGCGAAAAATGGCAGCCGTGATCTCAGAACACACAGCTAGAACCCTTGCGCCCTTGTTGTTCTCTGCCAAATCTTTGGCTACGCGGAGGACAGTACCACCAGCGAAGCAACCTTGGAAGTAGATCATGAGGCGGTTGACGGAGgggcggaggccgaggagcttGGTGAGCTGGTAATCGGCACCCGGCATGTCAACACCAGTGGAGGTGCAGAAGACCAAGTGGGTGATTTTGGATTTGGGCTGGCCCCATTCCTGTATGGCCTTTGTGGCAGCCTCTTTTCCAAGTTTGGGGACTTCCACCACGACCATGTCCTGTCTAGCGTCCAGGGAAGGCGCCATGTACTCGCATACACTGGGATTTTCCTTTAGGATTTCTTCAGTTAGGTACACGTAACGCTTTTTGATCATGGATTTGTCACCTGTAATGTGATAGCGAAAAATGTTTAAACTTGGTCATGCTCAATTTTTCTTAAATTCATTTACTAATACTTGGTTAGATGGGTCCCGAAACTTGGGTTAGTAAATAAATTTTGAGTGACGCCAGGTTCATTTGTGGGAATATCAAATATAGAGTAAGGATTATGTTTCATCGTGCTTTTAGACATGGCCATTTACTAAGATTTCACAGTAACCAATAAAAAGTTTCGTAAGAACCAATAAACACTCCTAATACGAATTCACTTTATAGATAGTATGCATATTTTTCCAACTAGATGCCACAACGTTTTAGTGACATTTTTTGGTTGTCATTGTAAGTCAATTTCTTGTAGCATGGGCTCCCAACaacccataatttaatttaaataccTAGTgtaaaattccaaaaatataacTCCCAAACACCCCTAATATAAGCaacataaaaaatgaatgacCAAAACTGCATATTGAGGAAAAGATCATTATATCTAACTTATAGACGCGCTGGAGCTTCTCTTTGAGTTCGGTCTTGTGCTCGCTCTTAGTAATCCGGAAATAGTAATCTGGGTACGAGCTCTGCTCGATACAGTTTGGTGGGGTTGAGGAACCAATCGCCATGACTGTCGCTGGGCCTTCAGCCCGTTGTGCCTTTCGAACATCTTCTACATTGACCATTTTTCGCCagaaaaataaatgatcaacGAGGGCCGGATCTTTTAGTGATGTGTAGGTGCTAGGACAAGCTTCTAGGAGCGAGCATAATAGTTGAGTTTGTGAGAAACTTGGTGGTCGAGTGGGTTATATacagggccggctcataagttttggaggtcgGAAGCGAATTTTTTGAATGAGGCCACCCtatattttttatgcaaaagtGATCTACAAATTTTACCAATTAGCTCAACTggttaagaaaataaaaaacttacttAGTAGAGGTGGAGAGTTGGAGATAGTAAAAGAGAGGCCTCAAGGAATTCCTTGTGCAAGTATTTTCCGTCCACAGTCGTTGGTTGTTGTCTTCCCTCCCTTTCGACTCCTCAAGCATGAAGCGTTTCTAGTTCCTGTCGTACTTACTCCTTATGATCGgctatatcttctttttcttttttgattttttttgattggctatATCTTCCTTGCTAGTTCCTGCCGACCcttaagttattttctttttctttttttttaatgctttaGTGTTTCTAATGAATAATTCCACAATTTGGGCTTATTTTAtggctcctaaatttcaatttggcctattttgtgtaaagaagtctagtgcaattttttgtggaccatatatatatatatatatatatatatatatagaggaattttcaagtgagggatccctcattttaacaaaatgagggactttcattttccgatcaaaatttgaaaatccaaaccgttcaatgtgtgcagaacgtaattttaag
Proteins encoded in this region:
- the LOC131300886 gene encoding chalcone synthase 1-like codes for the protein MIKKRYVYLTEEILKENPSVCEYMAPSLDARQDMVVVEVPKLGKEAATKAIQEWGQPKSKITHLVFCTSTGVDMPGADYQLTKLLGLRPSVNRLMIYFQGCFAGGTVLRVAKDLAENNKGARVLAVCSEITAAIFRGPSDTHLDALVGQAMFGDGTAAIIVGADPIPGVEKSLFELVSATQTILPDSEGAMGGKILEAGSTVHFVKEVPGLISKNIEKALTDVFQPLGISDWNSIFWAPHPGGRGILDQLESKLGLKPEKLRASRHVLSEYGNMASACVLFVLDEIRKKSAEEGLKTTGEGLEWGVLFGFGPGLTVETVVLHSLCP